Proteins from one Mus pahari chromosome 10, PAHARI_EIJ_v1.1, whole genome shotgun sequence genomic window:
- the LOC110328306 gene encoding olfactory receptor 8D1-like, with amino-acid sequence MGTGNHSAAVVFVLVGLTQQPELLLPLFILFLGIYVVTAVGNLGMILLITVSPLLHTPMYYFLSSLSCVDLCYSTVITPKMLVNFLGKKNLIVYSECMAQLFLFVIFVVAEGYLLTAMAYDRYVAICRPLLYNVIMSSRLCSLLVLVAFILGFISALAHTSAMMNLSFCKSHIISHYFCDVLPLLNLSCSDTKLNELLLFIIAGFNTLVPTLAVAISYVFIFCSILHIKSSKGRSKAFGTCSSHLMAVGIFFGSITFMYFKPPSSNSLEQEKVSSVFYTTVIPMLNPLIYSLRNKDVKKALGRFLAGR; translated from the coding sequence ATGGGCACTGGGAATCATTCTGCAGCAGTTGTGTTTGTCTTGGTGGGATTAACACAGCAGCCTGAGCTCCTGCTGCCCCTCTTCATTCTGTTCCTGGGCATCTATGTGGTGACAGCAGTGGGGAACCTGGGCATGATCCTGCTCATCACAGTCAGCCCACTGCTTCATACTCCTATGTACTATTTCCTCAGCAGCTTATCCTGTGTTGATCTCTGCTATTCCACTGTCATTACACCCAAAATGCTGGTGAACTTCCTTGGAAAGAAAAATTTGATTGTCTATTCAGAATGCATGGCCCAGCTCTTtctctttgtgatttttgtgGTGGCTGAGGGTTACCTCCTGACTGCCATGGCATATGATCGCTACGTGGCTATCTGTAGACCATTGCTATATAATGTGATCATGTCCTCCAGACTTTGCTCATTGCTAGTGTTGGTTGCTTTCATCTTAGGCTTTATTTCTGCCTTAGCACACACAAGTGCTATGATGAATCTGAGCTTCTGTAAATCCCACATCATAAGCCATTATTTCTGTGATGTTCTTCCCCTCCTAAACCTCTCCTGCTCTGACACAAAGCTGAATGAGCTTCTTCTATTTATCATTGCAGGCTTCAACACCTTGGTGCCCACCCTAGCTGTTGCCATCTCTTATGTCTTCATATTCTGCAGCATCCTCCACATCAAGTCATCAAAGGGCAGGTCCAAAGCCTTTGGAACCTGCAGCTCTCATCTCATGGCTGTGGGGATTTTCTTTGGGTCTATCACCTTCATGTATTTCAAGCCTCCTTCAAGTAACTCTCTGGAGCAAGAGAAGGTGTCTTCTGTGTTCTATACCACGGTGATCCCCATGCTGAACCCATTAATATATAGTTTGAGGAACAAAGATGTAAAGAAAGCATTGGGCAGATTTCTGGCAGGGAGATAA